The segment ACAGTATCTGTACCAAAAAACTGGATTGATGAGCTGCAGTCTGGCTGTTTTGGGAGGAATGAAATTCTGTCATTTTTGTCTGCAGTCATTTGACTGGCTTACGTACTTTAAGATATAccaaaaatatttgttaaaataattgCTGTGTCTAGTCGGTGTAGCTTAGTCTAGTCAATATATTTATGAGTACAGAATCTCTCTCCATTGTCAACAGAATATAGAAATGCAATATTTTGATGATCATTTTCCAAAGAtgacctttttttgttttaatttgaccGAGTGTCTCATAGCTCAACCTTTGAATTGGCAGCACAACTTACCAAAAAGAAAGGGGTTGGCGCGTTGGGGCATGAGAAAATGGATTccttttagtcttttttttttttttttttttttatcggtTTTGATTACCAGGGCCCTGCCCCTAATGCCTGATCCTGGTTTTCTTTGAGCCATTTCATGGCGTGTTTTCCTTTTCATCTGTTTTGGCCATTTTGGTAGCAGCTTTGGACTTTTCTGAAGCCTAATATGAAAAGTtctgttttttggttttgtacTAATATTCAGCCATAAAACAACAGCTTGAACCAAAGTGGTTTTTCTCAGTAGTTGCTGTGCCTGTTCGAGCACACAAGTTGCAGTTCACATGTTCTCTTAACTCCACACTGCTGACAAATGATTTTCCTCCTCTCCCACCTCAGACAATATCTAATATTCCTGATTTGGTGCTGCTGGATAAGGATCACAGAAACTTAGCTTTAACAACTTGCTGCTTAAACTCCTGGCGGGGGTTAGCTGTTGAGAGGCCTGCATGCTTTCCTATAGCTTTATGACTACAGCCTGAAAATCGGGTTTTGTGGTTTAGACCCTCCTGTCTGGAGGGCTCACCTATGTAAATGCATAGCTCTGATCATCAGATGACTTACTACTCAGCACTGCTATTTCGAACCAGCATGTTATGAAACTATATGCTGCTCCCTAAATCTATCTGTGGACTAGTTTTAAAACCTGCCAAATTATTTTACTCGGCACAGTGTTGGGCTAAGTCCTGTTACGTGCTACACATTCAACTAAACCCCACATAAAAGTAGCATTGTTCTGCTGCTTCcaaataacaatataaattacaacagtaaaatcacTGAGACTGCAAGCAGCGAAGTTTGTCCACGTTATCCTCTTGTGTACTTCTTTTCTGTTGTCGAATAATTTTAACTGAATATACCTCAGCAGCACTTAAAGACAAGGTTCACCTTTAGACATTTCTGTGTATAGAACAGTGTAGAATGTATAAGTACTGTCTGGCTTGCCATTCAAAGGTTATACTGATGAACCCTACATAGGAACCACACATAAAAGGACAACCTACTACTGCTATTTTCTAGTACTACTATTTATGGGGTATTTCCAGGTTTAATTATGATTTTGAGATCCTTCTTGCCAAAGTAAAAGCCTTTGTCTTTGTAGCTGGGCGTGTGTCTGGCTGCTCATGTTGCTGGTTTCCCCGTCTCTGAGGCCAAAACGGGCCTAAAGGACTCAGTCCTGTTCCAGTGCTGTTTGTAGTTTCTAAAGAGTTGAACATGTGCTAGCAAGATGAACCAGTTGCCATCGGCACCATAGGATGTTACTGAAATATTTATCTGAGGAAAGACTTAAGAATTAGAGAAATGATCTTTTCTTAATTCTATacgtataaataaataaatatataaacacttgtaagatattcatattttatatttgatccaGTATGTTATCAAGACTGAATGTAGTGTTTATCATGcttactcaaaaaaaaaaaaagaatctccCCTTAAATCTTCCTTTTTATTATTGAAAAGtcggatttttttttcttttcttttttttataaactgtcaagaccaaaaaataaaagaagaaatctgAGACCACGCCGCGGAGGTGCGTGAGTCGCTGACACCTGTGTCTGTCGTGTATCTGCGAGGTCTTTTCAACAGGAGGGACTGTTCAGGCGCTCCTGACTCTGAAGCATATGAtcttaaacttttaataattatctttgttttgtttttttggttgaGTCATTGTGGACTTGATTTGTTGTGCTGTCTTTAACAATCatttgatttataaaaaaaaaaaacttactttaTGCCTTTAATTGTTTTATATAGTGTGAGAGGGCAAGATCACTGGCTTTCTTAGTTTGACAAAGAAGATTAACATTATCATTTATGCCTTATTGTTACGTAGAAGACATGAGCATTGTAGcattgtggtgtgtgtgtgtgtgtgtgtgtgtgtgtgtgtgtgtgtgtgtgtgagcgagagagagagcttgaACGTTGAGCTCACCTGGTGCATTGTTTTCACTGAAACAATACGGTGTACTTAGGGCATTTTGGAGCGTTATTTTGTTGCTACCTATGTTTTTTTAGGTAGGATTCAGACAGGTTGATGATGCCTGTGAGAAAAGCTTTACTAATAATTCCAGcaggtgggtgggtgtgtgtgtgtgtgtgtgtgtgtgtgtgttttaaaatgtgagaAGAGGGAGGGCAGTCTGCAAACCATTatggtgcattttattttttccatcttCCAGCAGTTGTTTGAGAgtgattttcttaaaaaaagtGGTGAGACATGAGAgtacatatttttgtttttgtctggaGGGAGGTCTCTACTGAGTAACTAAAGCATTTAAGCAAGCCAGTATTTGgtttttaaaggaaaaagtACAGTTTGTGGTTGTAGTTTGTTAGTTTCCTATTAACTTGTAAACTGATGACCTTTTTGGCACTGGCTTGGCTTTAAGGCTTTAGTTTTATTACGTGATCCTGAGATTTTGAGTTGTTCTTGTGAATCAGCCGTGCATAAAGTTGAAGTATGTTGATCCACCACACTGGTTTGCTGGTTTTCAATGTTGACGAAGGAAGTTTGGAGCACCAGTAAGGAAAAATGGAGCTGTTGTATACCTCATTTCTAACTCAAGACTGAGTGAAACCTGCTTTAATCTacttaagaaataaaaatattttaaaaaaaatcacaaaaaaaccccccatGAAAATACACAAACTTGTCGATGGAGAAGCCCGTTCCTACCTGTACTTTGTGGAAAGGGTTGTGGAAAATGTGACCACAAGGGGGAGACAGAATACATACCAGTACTCATGAAtgtctgctgtttttctttcacaatTTGGTGTTTTTATGCTGCATACTGATGTATTTCAGCATTGGATGGAATTGAATTGTGCTAACTCTCAgttaaaagttacattttgttatttaaatagACCACCCCTCTGTTTGAACACTTTAAGTTGACaatcctgttttattttaatttaaattttattttcactctGACCAAGTACAGGTGTGTACGTGTCTTCCCGCATGTTGGTGCGCTGTCGCAAGCCCGCTCTCACTTCCCTGTGGTACCAACATTAACCAAAGACTTCTAACTTGATTGTATATGAACGACGCCCATCTCCCGCCCCATCCCCgcctcactgctcagcatcaaATCCCAGCTGCACGCTCTCACCCGAGTCCTCGATTCATCTGTAAAGCTTTTTATTGCATGCGAATGTGTATCCGCTTGGAAACACGCCAGCATCCTGTCCGTGCTGCGGTTTCAGTGCCTGTGGGCGGGGatcagagggggggggggctggacaGGGGATGAGCGGGCTTCTCCGACAGACACGAACCAATCCGGTGGTAGCTGGGTGATGTTTGTTAATACACGCTGAGGGTTAATCCTGTGcacactgtacatgctcaggactgtatgtttgtctgtctcGAGTGCTGTTGCTAGGATGTCCCCCCcccttcactttctctctcactcaagGACTGTGGTGAAAATGCTGTTCCTGCCTCTcacagtgtgtctgtctcttcctcACCATCTGTACACTGTATAGTCCCAGGACATTTACCCTGTTGTCTCCAGGAATACACATCCTGCGGTTGCTGAAACTCActgctcctcctcccttttcctcctcttctgctcTCTCCTTTGACATCGTCTCCTCAGTAATAGACTCTGATCAGCTGTGACACTATGCATCATGGTCCTTCACTCTGCATGGACTGTGTCCCTCCGGCTCAGAACTCTGGCCGACGGGCTTCAGTGACACTTTCTTTAATGCTTTACTCCAAGTGAGGTTGTAGGACCTCACAAGCGCTATCCCAAAGCAAAAATCCAAATATTTAACTTTTGACAAATGCAGATACCAAAGATATCTCTGTcctgtgtctttctctcacagttTTTTCTCTCCCGTCCACCCTGCAGCATGTGTATTAAGAGACAAACCCAGCACTGGCTTTAGTCCTAGCCTCAGTAATTCCAAAGCTTAGATGTATATTTTGGTATATTTCTGAGAAAAACTTGCGTGAAAAGCATCtgattcttgtttgtttgttgtaatcTCTCTTTTCTGTCACAGCATGGAACTAATTGCAGAACTGTCTTACTATTGGTAGGTTAAAAATAtagtatttttgtatgtttttgggTGTGTCGTGTGTGTGATTTATCAGTTCACAGCCCAAGTGACCATGGCTTTTAACAAGAGAGAAAAACgagaaaaaaaaagccaacCATGTACATATTACGTCTGTGTATCTCAAGAAATGCATTCTGTAAAACATTTACTACTCACATAGGAAGCTTGGGCTCATCTTAAGGAATGTGTCCccaattttatttctttttttcttgttctgcAGTCTGATAAGAATTGTCTTTTGAGGACTCTCTAATGTAAAGAGTTCTGGTTCCCATCACGGACAACAAAACTGAGGGACtacaaggaaaaaacaaaaacctgccTCCAGTCATGGGGGCACAGAACTGAAAGATTGTGTAGGAGTTTAAGTATGTGAATCAGGATACATAGTAGATTTTGATGCATTTGTctgctgtatttttgtttgttttgtttttatacacaTATAAAGATAATCTTTTACTGTTAATGTACAGTTCTCTTTTTGTTGTAAACATCATTAAACCATTTTCCAAGTGTTTTGACATGTGCTTTGTCTTTTATTGGGGTTTAGTTACACAATGAAGCCTTCTGGTGGGAGAATACAGCAGCCAAAAGCCATACATTTTTAGCCACACTTTGCTGCCAACATATGGTCTAAATAAGTAAATACGAATGACCTCCTATTCAGCTtctgctgtactttgtgtttagtgtggattagcaaatgtttgcaGGCTAACCTGCTAAATGAAATGATGAACATAGTAAATATATCTGCTTCACATCTGCATGCTAGcattgttagcattagcatgttagcaaacatGAGCCTAATTACAGCATTCTgaagctgctagcatggctagactgtttttattttaaaaaaataataatttagtgAAACAATCAGGCAGAACTAATACACTGGGTGACTTGAAATGATGGGGCAAAACATGCACTGAGTTCATACAGTGTCAAAAAAAGGTAAATGTAGAATATGACTTAAAACTGATTTGAAGACTGGTTGGCCTAGATCACTGGTCCTCAAACTGGGGGGCATAGTGCCACTGCAGGGGGGCATGGATGTTGAGCAGACCTAAATTTGCATGAATGTGATTCGCGTGATGGCATGAACAAAAAAAGGGTGCTCTGATGCAAGGCTATTGTGCTATCTTAATCTTTCCGGGGGTGGGGGTTTCAGTCGCCCCTGTTGTTAATCCACATTAGCTGGAGTCGGGTGACTTTTTTCAGCCTTCTAAAAGGAGGCATGACACAAAaaactttgagaaccactggcttAGACTGTTTTTAGACAAATTGTGGATTAtatgtaaatgaaaaaatttaAGAGTTCAGTATCTATGTGGCTGTAGGAGTGTAGGAACTTGCAGTAGagataaatattttcattattgattcatttgtcattttctttatGATCTGATTAATAAACTGTAAGAACATACTGAAAGCTCATCACGATACTCGAAACACATCAGTTTGATGTCTCCAAATTACTCTTTCTGTCTATTTAGTAGCCtcaaacccaaagatatttaatttaccaTTTGTCAAAATAGAGAAAAGtcctcattttttaaaaagctggatCCAGAGAGTTGAGTAGTTACTGTTGTCTTTTGATCAACTAATCAACATTATTCAGCTAATCATTTCATGATGAGATGTAATTAGCAATGTTGTCTCTTGACACAAGAGTGACCATGCAGGAAATCAGCGGGGGGACAGAGGTGGAGATGTGGCAGTGAGGACCAAAGATTCATAGGGGTCTTTATCCCGCTCTGAATCCAGAGTCAACTGTAGGGGGGAGAGACAAAGTCTGCATTAGTTAGACCAGCAGCGCTTTATCTTGTGACATCAGGGGGAGAAGAGTCTGCATGTTTTCGTTCACAGTGACCACAGATAAAGCACGTGAGCTACTCAGATCCTGTTAACAGTACAGATGTGTCAAAAGCGGTGCAATTAGTTGATGACAACCTAAACCACAAACAACCACATTCATTATGGCTCCTCTGCTCTTTTCACCCAAAGGTTAATGCTTTATTTGATAAAAGTGTATTACTTTTTTTTGCATCcaatataaaacactgcagtttgtttCTGCTCATTGGTTGTGGTATGACAAACAGTAGGCTATACTTAGccactgttttgtctgtaatGAAAGCCGGCCTTTAGACCTTTTGGCCTTGATATGTGTTAGATATTTCCAAAATCTAAAGAATCATGTCTAATGTCCCGAAAGTGGGAACATTTTATCAAGCTGTTTAAAGAGTGTTTTGAGTTTAGATGCACAATGATGCTAAGGTTTTTACAGACGTTTGTAAAAATGATCATATTCCGCTAAATAATTAAAGACAAAAACGTGGAGATCACAGCACCAAGCCATAGATTTTAACTTTTGTGAGTTGGTCCTTTGTGACTGACTTTGTGAGCGCACAGAGATTTTGATTTTCAAATATTAAATCTATATAATTCTCCCCATATGTCTCCACATCCCAGTCAAACCATCATGGGTGCGGTCATAGCATACTACCAGTCGgcccaatattcactctcaCTGTCTCTTGATAACACCATTGCAGTCTGTAGCCATACAATATTGAATATTGGATATTCTATCCACCAGGGGCAGAGCTATAGCCACATCTTCAGAAATCCTAAGTGGAACaaagcattttaatatttataactaacaaatattttctttaaaaagggGCTGTTTTATTTACAAGTTTCCTTTTATTTCAATCATATCCTACAATTGTAGGAAGTTTATTTTGCTCAACATTTATAGTTGGaagttagtagatcagcttacctCAGGTTTAATTTTCTTGCCAGCTTTTTTCTAGagataaaacacaacattgagATTGACAGTTTATGTGCCAGAACAAGCGAGAACGTAAACGTGAACAGTCTTCAGGTGACTTACCTTTCCTTTTACTGGTTCAAGCATCTGGTAAGGATCTGCATCCTTTGGTCTATCCAGCTCCTAGAGAGGAAACACGAAATTATAAACAAATACCTTCTAGCAGAGCAGCAGAATTAAACATCATCTGGCCATCGAGTGGTGTGAGAGGTCTCTTTACCTGGTAAATGGCTCCATTTTCTGCCTGCTTTGTCAGTGagaaatgcacaaaaaagttaaataagCTGGGAATGCACAGGCTCAAGCAGATACACATGCTTAACTAGACAAAATGTATATCAAATACACAGTAAAGTTtagtgaaattcattctctgcatttaactcaTCCCAAGGAGCAGTGGGAAACCACAGCTTGGTCCCTTGGTCAAGGGTACGGACAGGAAAatgaacctaacatgtttttgatagaGGGGgaaatccacacaaacacagggagaacatCCAGACTCCACACTGAAAAGGCCTGGTACAGCTGAGGTTTGAATCCAGGACCTTCttgccacagtgctatccactaggATAGTGCACCATGCTGCCAATATCagtcaataataaataaaaagtcaaatatCAATACACTAAGGAGATTATGTGAGGTTGGAAAACACAGAGACTTACAGACACTCCAACAGCCAGAGGGGGGTTGTAGAAATActacacagagaggaagaacaaaatataacatttttattaatcaacATCAAATAACACGTCTGCAACTAAATGAATCTTTAAGTAGTTTAAATAATTCAAAGTAAAACCGATTAATCGTTTAAGTTATTTGTTGTGCAAAAATGTAGAAGTTCAACTTCTTCAGTGtgaggatttgttgcttttctctaCTATATCATTGCAAATTTAATAAATTaggattttggactgttggttggacaaaagcAACTTGAAGATGACATTTTCTCTGGACTtacaaatttgaggtatttgtacttgaCTTGTGCTTTCTTTTTATGCCGCTTTAAACGTCACTACAATTATTGAAGaaactagttactttacaaatttttgcacaaaaagataagaggagaaaaatatggtgttttgcTATAAATTAAACTATCCACCagtatacaagtacagctgaaaaaattagttgattaatcaattagtcaattgacagaaaattaattaattaattttttcattcatcattttgatcattttttatgcaaaataaTTTCATGATTCCAGATTCACAGATAAgatgattttctgcttttcttttaaattatttaatattaatttatttgtaataatttaaAAGTTTGAATTATTTGTtggataaaacaaacatttgggCTCTGGGTACATGTGACGGCTTTTCTCACTATTTTTATAATCTAGACAAATCAAACAATCAATTGATTAATGGTGACCCTGGTAACCCTGAAGCCTGAACTTCCTGTGCATTGGCTCACCTTTTCTCTGAAGAAGAACACAGTGGCAACGATGCAGTAAATCATCAGGATCCCGTCCAGGAAGTAGCAGATGACTGGGGCAGTGAAGAAAACCTCTGCAGgacaaacagaggagagaaataTTTAACATCGTATATTAACTCAAGTTCTACtcttaagtacatttacactaaaaatattttgtgggACCATTCCTCCGCTacatacatttcagagggaaatgttcTTTTTAATCCACCGCTTTTATCTGACGGATGTAGATAACGGTTATTTTAGGTCGCAGATTCATATCTAAAAAGATAAGACTTTATTTATCCCCAGCAAGGACATTTACATTTTCCCAGCACAAAAGGCAGCCTGATTAGTAAACtatgaaaaattaaaataactatgaaataaattaaataaatgtcactgaaacaaaaactattttcattttatttttactttcaatACATATGTTTTAAagatttataaaatatgatgcagtgCACAAAATCTTCTCAGTGAGCATTTTGAATCCATAATTGAGTCCTTTAAGTCTTATTTTCttcaaaaagtgacaaaatctGAAAGTGCCATAAGAATATTCCAATCTGTAAGTATTTTCTTACTCTTGTTGCCGTTACAGACATTAAATTCTAGTAAATGTTTAAACAGTATGATTCAAATGAACTAATAATATCATTTTCAAACTGCTATATTTGTCAGATGAGCAACTAGGGGTTtgttgtcttgctcagggacattggtggatgtgttatagtggggaattgaacctggttcacaccaaaggcacgcaTCTCATCCACTACTCCATCACCACCAGATCTGAATGCAGGACCTTTACTTAGAATTAAGTATTTCAATAATGTGGTATTACTACTTCTACTTAAGTGAAGAATTTAAATACTTCCTTCCatgagcatttgtttttttttttttactgttgtgacatttacacattttgtaGACTAAACATTTAATCGATCagtcaaaaaaacacaattgtcAGATTAACTGATGAAACTGATTGTTAATTGCAGCCCTGCTTCAAATGACTTACTTTGTCTGTTCAACAGTCAAAAACTTAAAGCTGTTTGATGATGAAGtatgaataataatttgataATAGAAATATTTCAATGATCTCAatgaacaaaaattaaaaaaaacttgtatCTCCAGTTTTTCATTATTGTGCCGATATTTGTGCAAATTTATATGTACAAAAACTAAGTGTGTATTGAGGCAGTTGCTATAACAATATACATGTACATCAAAgtacatgtaaaaatatacaaatgtgtTAAACAGTATGtattaaatatacaaaatatattataatataatgtgtAATGCTTACATTATGTATAATAATAGAAATACAAAGGAGTATTACATGATACACCATGTTATGTAATATAAAACTCAATACatattatacatatacatatacatattaatgttttatgataatacaatgtaatgtaatgtcatGGAATATTTCTTATTTGTTATGACACTATTTTACAGGACGTTTTACTTGGAATTAAGTATTTTAAAGGAGTTTTTCTTATTTGTTATGGTAATATTACTTTAACTTTCTATATGTAAAAGGATTTGAGCACTGCATGTCTGACTTTGGGCTGAAACTGTAGAAGTAGGACAATTGTCATATGACGTACAGGATATCCATTCAGCAACATGGGATGGAAAATAGCAAGTGAGACACATGAGAGAATTGAGTTAGACCCCTCAAACAGGAAATAAGAAACTTGAAAAAGTGTCTTCCTGTGACTGCAATGGGCTGCTCTGAGGTTTGAGTTATGCTCGTTTATCTGGTTGTGCGGTTGGAAAAGAAGCCATGTTGTGAGAACGTTGTGAGAATTTATCGAAGCTATAACTTCCTCATCTTGATCATCTAAAGTTGCTTTAGGATGTAAGGTTTCTTCTGAGATTATTTTAATACTTCAAAAAGGCAAATTGTGTAATTACTTTTTGCCAAAGCAACTCTTGAGCTCAccttttagtttagtttcatcttgtttttattttactcttaGGATacatatgttaaaaaaaaacacatggtaacatttttattaaatgaacacCCTGAAGGGAATAGTTTGACATAGTGAGACTTAGATAATGAGATTAATACAATTTTCATGTCAGTagtttaaatatgaagctagagccagcagccaattagcgtagcttagcacaaagatgAACCCAATCCTTTACTTTTTTAATGGCTGTGCCAtatcataaaatgaaaatattttatgtatcTGGTACATTATATAGTACAACTTTGCCCAAAATTCAGCctaacatttccttttttttcaaactttatCTACACTCTAATGTCTGTCAGCTAAATAtcttcaacaacaacaagctgCCGGTGAGCTTAGGTTAGCACACAGACTGTAAACAACAACAGCtaagcctggctctgtctaaaggtaaAAACAACCGGCgtaccagcacctgtatagaTTAAATGAATTATGATGTGTTGATTTAgagttttagaggtgctggtaggtggattttgttacctttggacagccaggctagctgtttcgccctgtttcaagtctttatgctaagttaacCAGCTCCCAccagtagcttcatatttcaCAGGCAGaaatgagagtggtattaaCTTTCTAATCTAACTGACAAGGAACTCACAATGCGCAGTCAAACATTGTTCAAACccacacatttttaataaaatctttaCTGGAGACCCTTAAGTTTCCATATTACTAAGTGTGGAATAAGATGATTAAAGCTACTTATAGGTGAAACAAAAGGAGGAAATGGTACGTTAATAGTCTTAGGATGTTATTTCTGTACTTTAATCACTCTCTTCATTGTTAAAGCTAACACTTCACACATTTCCTGATAAACGTTTCATGATTGTTACTAACTCAGCCTGGTAAATAtaataaacacatatttttgACATTCCTTCATATAAAGTGAGGTAGAAATTAAGAAATCCTGGCGTTCAAAAGGTCACATGGTTACAAGCATGCAGCAAAGTAATAAAGTATATAATTATGTCCATGGCAGCAACCCACCTTTacataatattaattataataataatagctttatagcacttttcaatacgtgtaacaaagtattttacaaccaatgtaaaacataaacaagttgAACTagaataaaaacttaaaataagAATAGGCCTCACACAGTGGTTTACAATAATGAATATAAAGACATATATAAGATAAAGTAGGttttacactgttttttttctgctgtggaAGTTATGATGTTTTATCTTCTCACATTGCAAGTCACTGTGGAAATCAAACAGTAGAAATTCACCTTTAGTGTTTTCATATGCAGTGTAGTGTCTGGAGGAAGATTATTTATTCATGCATGCTTTCTTGTAATCCCTATCATGATGCATCTGACTGAAATAAAAGACCGGACTTGAAAGTgttttttgatcattttataaaatattttttcacaacCATCCTTAACTACGACATTAAAGAGGCAATCTGGGAAACATCAAATGCACACAAACTTCTGCTCAcgcaaagaaagaaagggagcaCATTGTTGTATACGTTATGTTGACACTGCTTTGAATTATAGACAGCCACATATTGATTCATTTATACCTACAGACCTCTCTTATAAAAGGCAGACTAAGAAGAATAAAATAACTAAAGTGCATCCGCAGTATGTACAATTTAAGAGCAATACACACGATGTCCTTATTGTGTAtcagatttaaaacatttaggACAACATCTTCAGCATAGCTACAGGAAGCTTGTGTATAATTCTTTCTAAATATAGATAACCATAGATACCATAGATAAACATTTTCATAACagtgaatgaaaaatgtaattattctcTCATATCTTAATTTCCAAACCTTGTAATGAAACCTCAAATAGCTCTACTTTTTCCCGTAAGATAATGCTGTGTGGAAAAAATATCTCCTCTAATCACATCTGTgaaccagaaacagaaaatagaaaggtgatccaaatgtATAGGCTACTACTCTCTAAAGATATTACTTACTTACCAAAAAGTGAGTGAAcaagtgatttaaaataattgaaagTGTTGCACGCAGCATGTTCTGTAAAATATCCGAGCAGAGAACACAGTACACAGCGTGTACGGAAAATAACAAAGATTTCTGTATCAGGGTGTAAACTACATTGGAGTTTAGTTTAAAATGAATTCAGACTCTTAACACCTACTGACTCCTTTCCAATACCAATCATATGTCCTTGGTAACATATACAAACATTTCATCTCTTTTGTCAAACTCAATTAGAAAttagctgtttttatttgtgcaaCTTACCTTTACAGGAAACAGGCTCCAGGAGCacaaacagcacaaacacacctgtCCTCAGTGCGTCCATGACTCTCCCtccttgtctctctttctgtagaAAAcaggctttctttctttctgtcctggttgtttttggtttcttcactcttatttttttccactCACTCTGATCAGAGGAAGTGGCTGAACTGACTACCTGCCAATGGACTGAGATGTTTGAGGAACTTCAAAGCATCATACAACCTTCAGCAGCCACAGTGTGTCTCACTGACTGTGATGTGTtcaactgcaaa is part of the Micropterus dolomieu isolate WLL.071019.BEF.003 ecotype Adirondacks linkage group LG07, ASM2129224v1, whole genome shotgun sequence genome and harbors:
- the LOC123973821 gene encoding T-cell surface glycoprotein CD3 zeta chain-like isoform X1, encoding MDALRTGVFVLFVLLEPVSCKEVFFTAPVICYFLDGILMIYCIVATVFFFREKYFYNPPLAVGVSQAENGAIYQELDRPKDADPYQMLEPVKGKKKAGKKIKPELTLDSERDKDPYESLVLTATSPPLSPR
- the LOC123973821 gene encoding T-cell surface glycoprotein CD3 zeta chain-like isoform X2 produces the protein MDALRTGVFVLFVLLEPVSCKEVFFTAPVICYFLDGILMIYCIVATVFFFREKYFYNPPLAVGVSAENGAIYQELDRPKDADPYQMLEPVKGKKKAGKKIKPELTLDSERDKDPYESLVLTATSPPLSPR